From Drosophila nasuta strain 15112-1781.00 chromosome X, ASM2355853v1, whole genome shotgun sequence, one genomic window encodes:
- the LOC132796230 gene encoding uncharacterized protein LOC132796230 isoform X1 — translation MEFIKKKMPEMKHSYGIDENKNPNTLQTSNSRGLREVLKKIPTTAPKQFYVDPRIISKYANRKQNDLNLSNDYQKQANTQNALDESSWIDSIDLQLIKKLEDSLPPLEELCNTTCQLPKTTFSATRKFYEEFKYEIQDLVEEEAVTKPAQSVKEKPKSPKIPRCRTRIVESKRFKILTLREYNLQKEKQQAQRAKLNNENGSV, via the exons atggagTTCATCAAGAAGAAAATGCCAGAAATGAAGCATTCTTATGGAATTGATGAGAATAAAAATCCAAATACTCTTCAAACA tcaAATAGTCGAGGTCTTAGGGAAgtacttaaaaaaataccaacgACTGCGCCAAAACAATTCTATGTGGATCCAAGGATAATTTCGAAATATGCGAATAGGaagcaaaat GATCTGAATTTGAGTAATGATTATCAAAAGCAAGCTAACACACAAAACGCTCTTGACGAATCATCTTGGATCGATTCTATAGAT CTTCAACTCATAAAAAAATTggaagattcgctgccgccACTTGAGGAATTATGCAACACAACTTGTCAACTGCCAAag ACTACCTTTAGTGCCACACGAAAATTCTACGAAGAGTTCAAATACGAAATTCAAGAT CTCGTCGAAGAAGAAGCAGTCACAAAACCAGCTCAGAGCGTAAAAGAAAAGCCGAAAAGTCCCAAGATACCGCGATGCCGAACAAGAATTGTGGAGTCGAAGAGATTTAAGATCCTTACGCTGCGAGAGTACAATTTGCAAAAGGAGAAGCAACAAGCGCAAAGAGCTAAACTAAACAATGAAAATGGATCTGTTTAA
- the LOC132796230 gene encoding uncharacterized protein LOC132796230 isoform X2 has protein sequence MEFIKKKMPEMKHSYGIDENKNPNTLQTSNSRGLREVLKKIPTTAPKQFYVDPRIISKYANRKQNLQLIKKLEDSLPPLEELCNTTCQLPKTTFSATRKFYEEFKYEIQDLVEEEAVTKPAQSVKEKPKSPKIPRCRTRIVESKRFKILTLREYNLQKEKQQAQRAKLNNENGSV, from the exons atggagTTCATCAAGAAGAAAATGCCAGAAATGAAGCATTCTTATGGAATTGATGAGAATAAAAATCCAAATACTCTTCAAACA tcaAATAGTCGAGGTCTTAGGGAAgtacttaaaaaaataccaacgACTGCGCCAAAACAATTCTATGTGGATCCAAGGATAATTTCGAAATATGCGAATAGGaagcaaaat CTTCAACTCATAAAAAAATTggaagattcgctgccgccACTTGAGGAATTATGCAACACAACTTGTCAACTGCCAAag ACTACCTTTAGTGCCACACGAAAATTCTACGAAGAGTTCAAATACGAAATTCAAGAT CTCGTCGAAGAAGAAGCAGTCACAAAACCAGCTCAGAGCGTAAAAGAAAAGCCGAAAAGTCCCAAGATACCGCGATGCCGAACAAGAATTGTGGAGTCGAAGAGATTTAAGATCCTTACGCTGCGAGAGTACAATTTGCAAAAGGAGAAGCAACAAGCGCAAAGAGCTAAACTAAACAATGAAAATGGATCTGTTTAA